From a single Nostoc edaphicum CCNP1411 genomic region:
- a CDS encoding DUF2382 domain-containing protein, with amino-acid sequence MALVKLEQSYPDYRKNSSGVDDMNINNFDVYTATNEKVGSVHDILVDEETGKFRYFVVDTGFWIFGKKVLLPVGLADVHYTDKRIYAKGLTREQVENLPNFDDLETIDYDYEEQVRGIYRPSAATPTKTQPAAYDRSTYKHEQEPSLYNINEQDGQTLKLYEERLIASKQRRKTGEVSVGKHIETDTTSVAVPVEKERVIIERTSPTNATPTRPGDATFREGEVARMDIYEETADIRKEAVVREEVRVKKVVEQDTVQAQETVRREELDIDTQGRSMTEK; translated from the coding sequence ATGGCACTTGTAAAACTAGAACAATCCTACCCAGACTATCGAAAAAATTCTTCTGGAGTAGATGATATGAACATCAATAACTTTGATGTTTATACGGCAACAAATGAAAAAGTTGGTTCAGTTCATGACATTTTAGTTGATGAAGAAACAGGTAAATTCCGCTATTTTGTAGTGGATACAGGCTTCTGGATTTTTGGTAAAAAAGTCTTGCTACCTGTTGGTCTTGCTGACGTTCATTATACTGACAAGCGAATATATGCCAAAGGTCTGACTAGAGAGCAAGTGGAAAACTTGCCCAATTTTGATGACTTAGAAACGATTGATTACGACTACGAGGAGCAAGTACGCGGTATTTATCGGCCTTCGGCTGCTACTCCTACTAAGACACAGCCTGCTGCTTATGACCGCAGCACTTACAAACATGAGCAAGAACCCTCGTTATACAATATTAACGAACAGGATGGTCAAACTCTGAAGCTGTACGAAGAACGATTGATTGCTAGCAAGCAACGCCGCAAGACAGGGGAAGTTTCTGTTGGTAAACACATCGAAACTGATACTACCAGTGTTGCAGTACCAGTAGAAAAAGAGCGAGTAATAATTGAGCGTACAAGCCCCACAAATGCTACGCCAACTCGTCCAGGTGACGCAACTTTCCGCGAAGGTGAAGTAGCTCGTATGGATATTTACGAAGAAACGGCTGATATCCGCAAAGAAGCTGTTGTACGAGAAGAGGTGCGAGTCAAGAAAGTTGTAGAACAGGACACAGTTCAAGCTCAAGAAACTGTTAGACGCGAAGAACTTGACATAGATACTCAAGGGCGTTCTATGACAGAAAAGTAA